The sequence TCCCACCACGGACCGTTCCGTAGCGTGGGCCGCAGTCGAAGTACCCGACAATCGGCAGCGGGTGCCTCGCGACAGAACCGCCAACGCTGTGGGCATTCACACGCGTGGGACGATCTGCCATGATCGAAACGTACAAGCCTTCGATCGATCGATCCATTTCCGCTGCGGCCGATTGTCGCTTACGTTTTCGGAATGACCGCCCTCCTCGATCAGACGGCCGAAAACGAGACGCCCTTCCAGACACGCGACGGTGTCGAGGGACTCGCCCTGCATCCCGACGCCCGCATCGTCGAGCTCTCGTCGCCGCCGACGGCATCGGAGTTGGACGACTTCACCATCAGTGGCGTCGGCATCGCGCGATCCCTGCTCTCTGGTGACGAGATCGCTGAAGTTCGCGACGTCTTCCAGGCCGCCGGAGACCAAGGTCCGCAGGAAGGCGTGAGCGATCCGAAAATGCTCGACGAGAACGACGCCGGCCGCGACGCCATGCTCCGCCGATTCCCGCGGATGCTTCAGCCGCACCGCAAGGCCGACAGCGACTTCGGGCGACTCGCACTGCACTGGATGCTCGAAGACCGCATCACGCGCGTCATCCGAGGCCTCTACGACGAAGAGCCGATCGCCGCACAGAGCATGTACTACTTCAAGGGCCCGGGCGCTCGCGGGCAGTCGCTGCATCAAGACAACTTCTTCCTCGCGGTCCGCCCCGGCACGTGCATCGCCGCGTGGATTGCCGTCGACGACTGCGACGAGGAGAACGGCGCGATGGCCGT is a genomic window of Planctomycetota bacterium containing:
- a CDS encoding phytanoyl-CoA dioxygenase family protein; its protein translation is MTALLDQTAENETPFQTRDGVEGLALHPDARIVELSSPPTASELDDFTISGVGIARSLLSGDEIAEVRDVFQAAGDQGPQEGVSDPKMLDENDAGRDAMLRRFPRMLQPHRKADSDFGRLALHWMLEDRITRVIRGLYDEEPIAAQSMYYFKGPGARGQSLHQDNFFLAVRPGTCIAAWIAVDDCDEENGAMAVVPGSGDWDLICNGSSSSTENADEFWGDSSLDLPPGVEPEVARMKAGDVLFFNGSLVHGSYRNRSADRFRRSLIFHYAPKSCRQISDFYHPVLALDGTPQTRESAIAGGPCGSSAQTVMMG